The nucleotide sequence ATTCCTTCTTGCAAATAATCACCTATACCATCATTATTAGAATCCATGATCGTTACTGTTTTAATCGTAATAACGCCATTATTTTCAGATCTAAAATACTCAAATTCTTTACTTCCTAAAATAGGTTCTTGTTCTCCGTTATTTGTATCTACTGTATATTCTTTTGGCTCTAACTCATTAAAAGTCGATACCCCATCACCGTCATCATCAGGATCATTATAATCAGGTACTGTATTATCATTTGTATCATCATTAGCAACATTCAAATCACCATCAATATCTTCTAAATACGAAGGAACCCCATCCCCATCATGGTCATTAACCCTAGTTTGGAAAAGTTCAAACCTAAAAATTAAAGGTGAATAAATTGGAATTCCTGGACTTACTCCTGAAAAATACCCCAATCCAGAAGGCAAAAACATAACACCAACACCAGGATTATAATAACTAACTGTACCATCACCATTTTCTACAAACGACTCCGAAGTACTAAACTCTGGAATTGCCAAAGCCCAACCTCTAATTAAACTAGTTAAGTCAAAGTCTACAGGGTTGACAGAGTTATCAAATACGCTTTCATCTAATAAATTACCAGAGTAATTTAATCTAACAGTATCAGAAAAATTTGGTGTGTCTCCTGCACCTTGATTAAGCTTTAATACATAATATTCGTAGTTTGTTTCCGAAAAAACAGTCGTTTTCGTATCAACAGCATCTATCAATAATGTATGCTCAACTGGAACTGTTTCTCCATCTTCAAGTTTCGTAATAACTAAATCGTTCATTGACGGATTAGGGTTGCTAACAAAGTCACCAGAATTATAATAATGGGTTTCTAAATACCCAATAATAGAGTCATTATCCTTAATCTGTTGCTCTCCTCTATCAACGACATCAACAGGTTCTTTTGGCGTGTCATCATCCGATTTATTACAAGCATTAAACATTAGCGATAAACCTAAAAGTGCTAACAGATAATATCTAAATTTCATATTGCTATTTTTTTTGTGCTGCAAGATACAATTTTATAATATTTTTGTATCATAACATTAACGTAGTTTTTACATTTTTATGCGAATTGACAAATACCTTTGGTGTGTTAGATATTATAAAACAAGAAATATAGCCACAACGGCTTGTAAAAAAGGACATGTTAAAGTTAATGGTCAAGTAATAAAACCAAGTCGGGAAGTATATGCTACTGATATTATTGAGTTAAGGAAAAACCAAATTAACTATAAACTAACAGTTAATGATATTCCTCCAAATAGAGTTGGCGCAAAACTTGTAGATATTTACAGAACAGACACCACTCCAAAAGAAGCTTTTGAAGCTCAAGAATTACTAAAATATTCTAAAGATTATTATAGAAAAAAAGGAATTGGGAGACCTACTAAAAAAGATAGAAGAAATATTGATGACTATTTAGATGATGAAGCTGAATAAAATATTCTGGGAAGGCCGCTACCGTGAAAATAAAACAGGTTGGGATATTGGTTACGTTTCTAGACCAATAAAAACTTATATAGACCAATTAAACAATAAAGATTTAAAAATATTAATCCCAGGTGCTGGTAATAGTTATGAAGCTGAGTATTTATGGGATAATGGTTTTAAAAATGTGTTCGTTTTAGACATTGCAAATCAGCCTCTTTCTAGCTTTAAAAAAAGAGCGGCAAACTTCCCAAGTAAACAGCTAATAAATCAAGATTTTTTTAAATTAAAAGATTCATTTGATTTAATAATTGAGCAAACATTTTTTTGTGCTATCAATCCAAGTCTGAGAGAAAACTATTCAAAGAAAATGAATGAATTACTTAAGAAGAATGGAAAACTCATTGGATTGCTTTTTGATTTTGAGCTAACAATCGAAGGGCCTCCTTTTGGAGGAAGCAAAACTGAATATTTAAATCTTTTTTCTCCTGTTTTCAATATTGTAACTTTAGAAAATGCATATAACTCAATAAAACCAAGAGAAGGTAAAGAACTGTTTTTTATCTTTGAAAAAAATAACTAATAATGGCGCTAGAGCAAAACAATATTCTGTCACATAAAGAAATTAACCATAAAATAAAGCGTATTGCATATCAAATCTACGAATATAACGCTAATGAAAAGGAAGTTATTCTAGCTGGAATAGATAGTAATGGTTACATTTTGGCTAAAAAATTAAAAATTGCTCTAAAAAAGATATCGAACATAGAACCATTATTGTGTAAAGTGATTATTGATAAAAAAAAT is from Pontimicrobium sp. SW4 and encodes:
- a CDS encoding FKBP-type peptidyl-prolyl cis-trans isomerase, yielding MKFRYYLLALLGLSLMFNACNKSDDDTPKEPVDVVDRGEQQIKDNDSIIGYLETHYYNSGDFVSNPNPSMNDLVITKLEDGETVPVEHTLLIDAVDTKTTVFSETNYEYYVLKLNQGAGDTPNFSDTVRLNYSGNLLDESVFDNSVNPVDFDLTSLIRGWALAIPEFSTSESFVENGDGTVSYYNPGVGVMFLPSGLGYFSGVSPGIPIYSPLIFRFELFQTRVNDHDGDGVPSYLEDIDGDLNVANDDTNDNTVPDYNDPDDDGDGVSTFNELEPKEYTVDTNNGEQEPILGSKEFEYFRSENNGVITIKTVTIMDSNNDGIGDYLQEGIKIDYSEE
- a CDS encoding RNA-binding S4 domain-containing protein; translation: MRIDKYLWCVRYYKTRNIATTACKKGHVKVNGQVIKPSREVYATDIIELRKNQINYKLTVNDIPPNRVGAKLVDIYRTDTTPKEAFEAQELLKYSKDYYRKKGIGRPTKKDRRNIDDYLDDEAE
- a CDS encoding methyltransferase domain-containing protein, with the protein product MMKLNKIFWEGRYRENKTGWDIGYVSRPIKTYIDQLNNKDLKILIPGAGNSYEAEYLWDNGFKNVFVLDIANQPLSSFKKRAANFPSKQLINQDFFKLKDSFDLIIEQTFFCAINPSLRENYSKKMNELLKKNGKLIGLLFDFELTIEGPPFGGSKTEYLNLFSPVFNIVTLENAYNSIKPREGKELFFIFEKNN